From Pseudomonas poae, the proteins below share one genomic window:
- the mdcA gene encoding malonate decarboxylase subunit alpha, with translation MTTTITPDSRWTRRRDEKQRRLGLVKQYADGAVLPSDRIVEALEALILPGDRVVLEGNNQKQADFLSRSLARADPAKLHDLHMIMPSVGRSEHLDLFEKGIARKLDFSFAGTQSLRISQLLEDGLLEIGAIHTYIELYARLVVDLIPNVVLSAGFMADRAGNIYTGASTEDTPALIEPAAFSDGIVIVQVNQLVDDVTDLPRVDIPASWVDFVVVADKPFYIEPLFTRDPRHIKPVHVLMAMMAIRGIYEKHNVQSLNHGIGFNTAAIELILPTYGESLGLKGKICRNWTLNPHPTLIPAIESGWVESVHCFGTELGMESYIAARPDVFFTGRDGSMRSNRMFCQLAGQYAVDLFIGATLQVDGDGHSSTVTRGRLAGFGGAPNMGHDPRGRRHGTPAWLDMRHDDAPEALLERGKKLVVQMVETFQEGGKPTFVNTLDAVEVARKSGMPLAPIMIYGDDVTHLLTEEGIAYLYKARSLEERQAMIAAVAGVTAIGMRHNPKDTARMRREGLIALPEDLGIRRTDATRELLAAKSVADLVDWSGGLYNPPAKFRSW, from the coding sequence ATGACAACAACCATCACCCCCGACTCGCGCTGGACGCGGCGGCGCGACGAGAAGCAGCGGCGGCTCGGGCTGGTCAAGCAATACGCAGACGGGGCGGTGCTGCCCAGTGACAGAATCGTTGAAGCCCTTGAGGCGCTGATCCTCCCCGGCGACCGCGTGGTGCTGGAGGGGAATAACCAGAAGCAGGCCGATTTCCTCTCGCGCTCCCTGGCCAGGGCCGACCCGGCCAAGCTCCACGATTTGCACATGATCATGCCCAGTGTTGGGCGTTCAGAGCACCTGGACCTGTTTGAAAAGGGCATCGCCCGCAAGCTGGACTTCTCGTTCGCCGGCACTCAATCCCTGCGTATCAGCCAGTTGCTCGAAGATGGCCTGCTGGAAATCGGCGCGATTCACACTTACATCGAACTCTATGCACGGCTGGTGGTGGACCTGATCCCCAACGTGGTGCTCTCCGCCGGGTTCATGGCCGACCGCGCCGGCAATATCTACACCGGCGCCAGCACCGAAGACACTCCGGCGCTGATCGAGCCTGCCGCCTTCAGCGATGGCATCGTGATCGTGCAGGTCAACCAGTTGGTGGATGACGTCACCGATTTGCCCCGCGTCGACATCCCGGCGAGCTGGGTGGATTTTGTGGTGGTGGCCGACAAGCCGTTCTATATCGAACCGCTGTTCACCCGCGACCCACGCCATATCAAGCCGGTGCATGTGCTGATGGCGATGATGGCGATCCGTGGAATCTACGAAAAACACAACGTGCAGTCGCTCAACCACGGTATTGGTTTCAACACCGCTGCCATCGAATTGATCCTGCCCACCTACGGCGAATCCCTGGGCCTCAAAGGCAAAATCTGCCGCAACTGGACCCTCAACCCGCACCCCACGCTGATCCCTGCGATTGAAAGCGGCTGGGTGGAAAGCGTGCATTGCTTCGGCACCGAATTGGGCATGGAGAGCTACATCGCCGCACGGCCGGACGTGTTCTTCACCGGTCGCGATGGCTCGATGCGCTCCAACCGGATGTTCTGCCAGCTCGCCGGCCAATATGCGGTGGACCTGTTTATCGGCGCCACCCTGCAAGTGGACGGCGACGGGCATTCCTCCACCGTGACCCGTGGCCGCCTCGCCGGTTTTGGCGGCGCGCCGAACATGGGCCATGACCCACGCGGCCGTCGTCATGGCACACCGGCCTGGCTCGATATGCGCCACGACGATGCCCCCGAAGCCTTGTTGGAACGCGGCAAAAAGCTCGTGGTGCAAATGGTCGAAACCTTCCAGGAAGGCGGCAAACCCACCTTCGTCAACACCCTCGACGCGGTGGAAGTGGCGCGCAAAAGCGGCATGCCGCTGGCGCCGATCATGATCTACGGCGACGACGTGACCCACCTGCTCACCGAAGAAGGCATTGCCTACCTGTACAAGGCGCGCTCCCTGGAGGAGCGCCAGGCAATGATCGCCGCCGTCGCCGGGGTGACTGCCATCGGCATGCGCCACAACCCCAAGGACACTGCGCGTATGCGCCGCGAAGGTTTGATCGCCTTGCCCGAAGACTTGGGCATCCGCCGCACCGACGCCACCCGCGAGCTGTTGGCCGCCAAGAGCGTGGCCGACCTGGTGGACTGGTCCGGTGGTTTGTATAACCCGCCCGCCAAGTTCAGGAGCTGGTAA
- a CDS encoding malonate decarboxylase holo-ACP synthase encodes MVNAHDLLWGMAPAHLPAEAPAWAVEAIGAGHPVVVRRALAEPGYVAVGVRGRLREQRLAAVMPSAAVQRRVAPEALRGVVTSRDLPALRALAALRPVLAQEAWGVTGSAGFELASGVEALHAMSDLDLILRTPEPLARGDAQALLAILDTAECAVDLQLQTPFGAVALREWAGGSRRVLLKTASGAHLVLNPWQAVA; translated from the coding sequence ATGGTGAACGCCCACGATTTGCTCTGGGGCATGGCCCCGGCGCATCTGCCTGCCGAGGCTCCGGCCTGGGCGGTGGAAGCGATTGGCGCTGGCCACCCGGTGGTGGTGCGCCGCGCCCTCGCCGAGCCGGGCTATGTGGCGGTCGGGGTGCGCGGGCGTTTGCGCGAGCAGCGCTTGGCGGCGGTAATGCCCAGTGCGGCGGTGCAACGGCGCGTGGCGCCGGAAGCCTTGCGCGGTGTGGTGACGTCACGGGATTTGCCGGCGTTGCGCGCACTCGCCGCCCTGCGGCCGGTGCTGGCGCAGGAGGCCTGGGGCGTCACGGGCAGCGCGGGTTTCGAGTTGGCCAGCGGGGTCGAAGCCCTGCATGCCATGAGTGATCTGGATTTGATTTTGCGCACGCCCGAGCCGTTGGCCCGAGGTGATGCGCAAGCTCTGCTGGCGATTCTGGACACGGCAGAGTGCGCCGTGGACCTGCAACTGCAAACCCCGTTTGGCGCCGTTGCCTTGCGCGAATGGGCCGGTGGGTCACGCCGCGTGCTGCTGAAAACCGCCAGCGGCGCGCACCTTGTGCTCAACCCTTGGCAGGCGGTGGCATGA
- the mdcE gene encoding biotin-independent malonate decarboxylase subunit gamma, with protein MRGLQWFNALSAGATPVAGLPDSLKVADGVLGEQAVRFIAVVTDPHNRFPRARNGEVGLLEGWGLAKAVDQAIARGDKRPIIAVVDVPSQAYGRREEALGIHQALAAAADSYARARLAGHPVIALLVGKAMSGAFLAHGYQANRLIALRDPGVMVHAMGKASAARVTLRSVEELEALAASVPPMAYDIDSYASLGLLWETLSVSRIEQPTADDVARVSDCLLHAITDIGSTDLSGRLGATNRAASSHVRQLLREQW; from the coding sequence ATGAGAGGCTTGCAGTGGTTCAACGCATTGAGCGCCGGTGCAACGCCTGTCGCCGGGTTGCCCGACTCGCTGAAAGTCGCCGACGGCGTGTTGGGTGAACAGGCCGTGCGCTTTATCGCCGTGGTCACCGACCCGCACAACCGCTTCCCGCGTGCCCGCAACGGCGAAGTCGGCCTGCTCGAAGGCTGGGGCCTGGCCAAGGCCGTGGATCAAGCCATCGCCCGAGGCGACAAGCGCCCGATCATTGCCGTCGTTGATGTGCCGAGCCAGGCCTACGGCCGTCGCGAAGAAGCCCTGGGCATTCACCAGGCGCTGGCCGCGGCCGCCGACAGCTACGCCCGCGCACGTTTGGCCGGGCACCCGGTGATCGCGTTGCTGGTGGGCAAGGCCATGTCCGGTGCGTTTTTGGCCCACGGTTATCAGGCCAACCGCCTGATCGCCCTGCGTGACCCCGGTGTAATGGTGCACGCCATGGGCAAGGCGTCGGCGGCGCGGGTGACCCTGCGCAGTGTCGAAGAGCTGGAAGCCCTGGCCGCCAGCGTGCCGCCGATGGCCTATGACATCGACAGCTACGCCAGCCTCGGTTTGCTCTGGGAGACCTTGTCGGTCAGCCGGATTGAACAGCCCACGGCGGACGATGTGGCGCGGGTCAGCGACTGCTTGCTGCACGCGATCACTGATATCGGCAGCACTGACCTGAGCGGACGCCTCGGTGCAACCAATCGCGCAGCTTCCAGTCACGTACGCCAACTGCTGCGGGAGCAATGGTGA
- a CDS encoding malonate decarboxylase subunit delta, with product METLSFEFPAGQPPEGRALVGCVGSGDLEVLLEPGTPGTLTIQVQTSVNGAEQRWQHLFERIFQEHTPPALKIDIHDFGATPGVVRLRLEQGFEEIGHD from the coding sequence ATGGAAACCTTATCCTTTGAATTCCCCGCCGGGCAGCCGCCTGAAGGTCGTGCGCTGGTGGGGTGTGTCGGCTCCGGTGACCTGGAGGTGCTGCTGGAACCGGGCACGCCGGGCACGTTGACCATTCAGGTGCAGACCTCGGTGAATGGCGCCGAACAACGCTGGCAGCACCTGTTCGAGCGGATCTTCCAAGAGCACACGCCACCGGCGTTGAAGATTGATATCCACGATTTCGGCGCCACGCCCGGCGTGGTGCGTTTGCGCCTGGAGCAGGGTTTCGAGGAGATCGGCCATGACTGA
- a CDS encoding triphosphoribosyl-dephospho-CoA synthase translates to MRALKLHELSLADRLADMAVDALIDEADLSPKPALVDRRGNGAHSDLHLGLMHASALSLWPMFKEMAEAAIECGEVGLPLREALGRIGREGEEAMLATTNGVNTHRGAIWALGLLTAAAALAPRAVTLTAAKLALLNDRYAPQPMSHGAQVAQRYGARGAREEAQLGFPSVVQRGLPQLHKSRRQNAGEQNARLDALLAIMTDLADTCVLYRAGTEGLQAMQRGAQAVLDAGGSATLGGRRHLHELDQQLLALNASPGGAADLLAACLLIDRLDGAL, encoded by the coding sequence ATGCGCGCCCTTAAATTGCATGAACTGAGCCTCGCCGATCGCCTGGCGGATATGGCTGTAGACGCTTTGATTGATGAGGCTGACTTATCACCCAAACCCGCGTTGGTGGACCGTCGCGGCAACGGCGCCCACAGCGATTTGCACCTGGGCCTGATGCACGCCTCGGCGCTGTCGTTGTGGCCGATGTTCAAGGAAATGGCCGAAGCGGCGATTGAGTGCGGTGAGGTCGGTTTGCCGCTGCGTGAAGCCCTCGGGCGTATTGGGCGCGAGGGTGAAGAGGCAATGCTCGCCACCACCAACGGCGTGAATACCCATCGCGGCGCGATCTGGGCCCTCGGCTTGCTTACCGCCGCCGCCGCCCTGGCACCACGTGCCGTCACCCTGACGGCGGCCAAGCTGGCCTTGCTCAACGACCGCTACGCCCCGCAGCCCATGAGCCACGGTGCGCAAGTCGCGCAACGCTACGGCGCCCGCGGTGCGCGTGAGGAAGCGCAACTGGGCTTCCCGTCTGTGGTGCAACGCGGCCTGCCGCAACTGCATAAAAGCCGTCGGCAAAACGCCGGTGAGCAGAACGCCCGCCTGGATGCCTTGCTCGCGATCATGACCGACCTCGCCGATACCTGCGTGCTCTACCGCGCAGGCACCGAAGGCTTGCAAGCCATGCAGCGCGGTGCCCAGGCGGTGCTGGATGCCGGCGGCAGCGCCACCCTCGGCGGTCGCCGCCACCTGCATGAACTCGACCAGCAACTGCTGGCCCTGAATGCCTCCCCTGGCGGCGCCGCCGACCTGTTGGCCGCCTGCCTGTTAATCGACCGCCTCGACGGAGCGTTGTGA
- a CDS encoding biotin-independent malonate decarboxylase subunit beta, with amino-acid sequence MTDLLSKHSFVELGARQRAKALLDAGTYRELIDPFQRVMSPWLSRQGVVPQADDGVVIAKGSIAGLPVVVAAIEGNFQGGSLGEVGGAKIAGALELAAEDNRKGIPTCAVLLLETGGVRLQEANLGLAAIADIHAAIVDLRQYQPVIGVVAGSVGCFGGMSIAAGLCSYLVVTREARLGLNGPQVIEQEAGLEEYDSRDRPFIWSLTGGEQRFNSGLADRYVADDVVQLQQTVSALLQQGVPAQQRSRQADLYLTRLAQLDATPQIDPATVRDLYQGERS; translated from the coding sequence ATGACTGACTTGCTCAGCAAACACAGCTTTGTCGAACTCGGCGCACGGCAGCGGGCCAAGGCGTTGTTGGATGCCGGTACTTACCGCGAACTGATCGACCCGTTCCAGCGGGTGATGTCGCCCTGGCTCAGCCGTCAAGGCGTGGTGCCCCAGGCCGATGACGGTGTGGTGATCGCCAAAGGCAGCATCGCCGGGTTGCCGGTGGTGGTGGCCGCTATCGAGGGCAACTTCCAGGGTGGCAGCCTCGGTGAAGTCGGCGGCGCAAAAATCGCCGGTGCCTTGGAGCTGGCGGCCGAAGACAACCGCAAAGGCATCCCGACCTGCGCGGTGTTGCTGCTGGAAACCGGCGGCGTGCGCCTGCAGGAAGCTAACCTGGGCCTGGCCGCGATTGCCGATATCCACGCGGCGATTGTCGACCTGCGCCAGTACCAACCGGTGATCGGTGTGGTGGCGGGCAGTGTCGGTTGTTTTGGCGGCATGTCCATCGCGGCGGGGCTGTGCAGCTACCTGGTTGTCACCCGCGAAGCACGGCTGGGCCTGAATGGCCCGCAAGTAATCGAACAGGAAGCCGGGCTGGAAGAGTACGACTCCCGCGACCGGCCGTTTATCTGGAGCCTCACCGGCGGCGAGCAGCGTTTCAACAGCGGCTTGGCCGACCGCTATGTGGCGGACGATGTGGTGCAGCTCCAGCAGACCGTCAGCGCGCTGTTGCAGCAAGGCGTGCCCGCGCAACAACGCAGCCGCCAAGCCGATTTGTACCTGACGCGCCTGGCGCAACTGGACGCCACGCCGCAAATCGACCCGGCGACGGTGCGCGACCTGTATCAAGGAGAACGCTCATGA